A region from the Mya arenaria isolate MELC-2E11 chromosome 2, ASM2691426v1 genome encodes:
- the LOC128205698 gene encoding protein singed-like produces the protein MKMAENGVNGHKSGVMEWKVGFMNNTEKYLTAETFGFKVNASGVALKKKQIWTIEQEQDHDFVYIRSSLGRYMKSDKYGTVTVDTEAEEKGEDAKFTVEYSKDGQWAFRHVERGNYLSGTDDIVKCFEKTPTSNSWWSIQLYIHPQIHLRNVNRKRYAHLNNDTNELECTELIPWGADALVFLDFVKGKYVLKSCDNRFLNRDGSLQEAIDNNALFMMEIHSGALAFKDCEGRYLTAVGKGTMKGRNKNISKDELFTIEDSHPQVQIVSHNGKSVSVKQGVDVSANQPAEEIEDTEIFQIEHNRASDTWALLASTNKYWSLQSAGTVQAKTAETEGAKSFFTIEWQEDGTVGIKGSDGKYLSNKQTGILFSAGTTLEPTDLFRITIINRPLLVLKSEFGFVGAKGNQFICSKAKYDSLTLQSAGSGLYTIQGTDGKYWSVGEDTLVYGDATGTKFQFQFCGGSMMAIRTHKGPFLKGEQNGLLKACAPDLESATLWEF, from the exons atgaaaatggCTGAAAACGGAGTAAATGGTCATAAGAGCGGAGTAATGGAATGGAAGGTAGGATTTATGAATAATACTGAGAAATATCTGACAGCGGAGACATTCGGGTTTAAAGTCAACGCCTCTGGTGTGGCCCTAAAGAAGAAGCAAATCTGGACGATCGAGCAGGAGCAGGACCACGACTTTGTCTACATCCGGAGTAGTCTGGGACGCTACATGAAGTCGGACAAGTACGGCACCGTCACGGTGGATACGGAGGCGGAGGAAAAGGGTGAGGACGCGAAGTTCACCGTCGAGTACTCCAAGGACGGACAATGGGCCTTCCGCCACGTGGAACGCGGCAACTACCTGAGCGGCACTGACGACATTGTCAAGTGCTTCGAAAAGACCCCAACAAGTAACAGCTGGTGGAGCATCCAGCTCTACATCCATCCACAGATACATCTACGTAACGTCAACCGTAAACGCTACGCCCATTTAAACAATGATACTAACGAACTCGAATGCACGGAACTAATTCCATGGGGTGCGGACGCTCTTGTTTTCCTAGACTTTGTAAAGGGCAAATATGTCCTTAAGTCCTGCGACAACCGTTTCCTTAACAGAGATGGTAGCCTCCAGGAAGCTATTGACAACAATGCGTTGTTCATGATGGAGATTCACTCCGGAGCCCTGGCGTTCAAGGACTGCGAGGGGCGCTACCTGACGGCGGTAGGTAAGGGGACGATGAAGGGCCGGAATAAGAACATCAGCAAGGACGAGCTTTTCACGATCGAGGACAGCCACCCGCAAGTCCAGATTGTCTCCCACAACGGCAAGAGCGTCTCTGTCAAACAAG GTGTGGACGTGTCGGCGAACCAGCCGGCGGAAGAGATAGAAGACACGGAGATATTCCAGATCGAGCATAACCGGGCCTCCGACACATGGGCGCTCCTGGCCTCCACCAACAAGTACTGGAGCCTCCAGTCTGCCGGCACCGTGCAGGCCAAAACAGCAGAGAC GGAAGGGGCGAAGAGTTTCTTCACGATTGAGTGGCAGGAGGATGGGACGGTGGGCATCAAAGGCTCCGACGGGAAGTACCTGTCGAACAAGCAGACCGGCATTCTCTTCTCCGCCGGGACCACCCTTGAGCCAACCGACCTGTTCCGGATCACCATCATCAACCGACCTCTGCTCGTGTTGAAGAGCGAGTTCGGGTTCGTTGGAGCAAAGGGTAACCAGTTCATCTGTAGCAAGGCCAAGTATGACTCTCTCACCCTGCAGTCCGCCGGCAGTGGGCTCTACACCATCCAGG GTACAGACGGTAAATACTGGAGCGTGGGTGAGGACACGCTGGTGTACGGGGACGCCACCGGAACCAAGTTCCAGTTTCAGTTCTGCGGGGGCTCTATGATGGCTATCAGGACGCACAAGGGGCCCTTCCTGAAGGGCGAACAGAATGGGCTCCTCAAAGCATGTGCCCCCGACCTCGAGTCCGCAACATTGTGGGAATTCTAA